GTTCCGTGAGAGCTTTTGGTTGGTTTCTTGGTCTTTAGTTTACTAGGTTGATGTTGGAGAAAAATTAGGAGCTTTTTGGGTGCTCTAGAAGGTCAACGACGTCGATCTTAAAGGTCTtgatcttcttttattttacttggAGTCAAATGTGGAAATGGGGAAACGGTGAAAGCTCAGTTTCTTGGTTAGCTGTTTTCAACGCAATTGCCTCCACGTTCTTTGTTTGAATGAAAACTGAGGAGAAGAGTCTGAGATTGGAGGAAGACTGTGAGGGTTTCTGGTGTGGGGGGTTTTAAATCATGAGAAGAGATATGGACAGGGTGATCCAACCTCCCTTGGTAAGtgttgtgttcttattttcatcattctctCTGCTATTTTTTCGGTGGTGCTTTAAGCATAATCGTTTCTTTGTTAATTGTGTCGACGCAAATTCACGCATCCTTTGAACAGTTCGATGCATTTTGGGGTTGTTTCAAGATGTAGTGATTcccctttctcatttttggtGTGAGCTTCATTGCAAGCTCTGTCTCTGGTTGCTTCAGCAGTGAAAGCTACTGGGGACCTTGGAGTTGTTCAAGATGTTGGGTTgtgaattttaatgcaatgatctgtgatgtgattttcATGTGTAGTGGGTGCAGTCCGCTGCTGTTGACAGAAAATTCCTTGGAAAACTTAAATCGAAATTGTTGACTGAGTGAATAGCTTGTATGTTGTCCAACTAGTCTTGGAGATTATGCTGTTTTCTTGCTTAGTTTGGTTGATGGAAACTTATGTCGAACTGGaagtttattaattttcatgtaGCTAGCAACTTCAAGTTGTCTTGGTGATAGTTCCTAAATCTGATCCTGATATTCTTCATCACCGCAATTTATAAGAGACATTTTGCTGGACTCTGGCATCATTTTTTATGAGCTATAgtctttcttctctttgaaAGATGCCCAATTTTCTCCTTTCAAAGGGTGACTTACTATGCTACTACTTCTTGACAAATGGCCATGACAGCATAAAGGTAGGGTACATGGTAATATATTGCATATGTTGGACACTCATTTAACAGTTTTATAAGAACCTGGAAAGGGTTATTTCAGAAGGGTCACTTCTGGTTCTTTTCTTGAGAAACAGTGGGAATGTCATGTCTGTCATCTCTTCTGATGACTTGTCTTAAATTGATATTGTAGGTTATCCATATTGGTTTTGGATGTTGTGTGCATCTCACAATGCATGTAGACAAATGATCTAGAGCTTCTGTCCTATAGCTTAGAGTGGCTGAAAATGTCAATGACTATTCGCCTGCATGTCTTCAGGTTGATTCGACAGCATGTCTATGTAGAGTTGATGCAGGCCTCAAAACTGTTGCTGGGGCCAAAAAGTATGTGCCTGGAACAAAGCTCTGTCTCCAGCCTGACATCAAACCATCCATTCATCCAACAAGGAACAAGCCTGCACGAGGAGATAGAAACCGGAATCAATCCCCTCTACTTCCAGGCCTACCCGATGACCTGGCCATCGCATGCCTCATTAGGGTACCACGAGTGGAACACTGTAAGCTCCGCCTAGTCTGCAAAAAATGGTACAAGCTTCTTTCAGGCAACTTCTTTTACTCCTTGCGTAAGAGCCTTGGAATTGCGGAAGAATGGGTATACGTAATCAAGAGAGACCGAGATGGGAAGATCTCATGGCATGCTTTTGATCCCATATATCAGCTCTGGCAGCCTCTCCCTCCAGTGCCGAAGGAATACTCAGAAGCTCTAGGTTTCGGATGTGCAGTCCTAAGTGGGTGCCACCTTTACTTGTTTGGTGGCAAAGACCCACTAAAAGGCTCGATGAGACGAGTGGTTTTTTATAGTGCAAGGACAAATAAATGGCACCGTGCCCCTGATATGCTTCGGAGACGGCATTTCTTTGGTTCATGTGTCATAAACAACTGCTTGTATGTAGCTGGCGGTGAGAACGAGGGTGTTCACCGTACAATGAGATCAGCGGAGGTATATGATCCCAACAGAAACCGTTGGTCCTTCATTTCAGAGATGAGCACAGCCATGGTGCCCTTCATTGGGGTTGTTTATGAGGGAAAGTGGTATCTGAAGGGGCTCGGGTCACACCGGCAAGTTCTTAGTGAGGTCTACCAGCCGGAGACAGATAGCTGGTTCCCGGTGTACGATGGAATGGTCGCTGGCTGGAGAAACCCCAGTGTCTCATTTAATGGGCACCTCTATGCTTTGGATTGCAAGGATGGATGCAAATTGAGGGTTTATGATGAAGTGACTGATTCTTGGAGTAAGCACATTGACAGTAAGATGCATTTGGGAAATTCGCAGGCGCTAGAGGCAGCTGCGCTCGTTCCCCTCAATGGGAAACTGTGCGTTATCAGAAACAACATGAGCATTTCCGTCGTCGATGTTTCAAAATCTGATGGCGGCAGGGGTGCAACTGCTGAACATTTGTGGGAAACTATAGCAGGAAAAAGC
This genomic stretch from Eucalyptus grandis isolate ANBG69807.140 chromosome 3, ASM1654582v1, whole genome shotgun sequence harbors:
- the LOC104436666 gene encoding F-box/kelch-repeat protein At1g55270; the protein is MRRDMDRVIQPPLVDSTACLCRVDAGLKTVAGAKKYVPGTKLCLQPDIKPSIHPTRNKPARGDRNRNQSPLLPGLPDDLAIACLIRVPRVEHCKLRLVCKKWYKLLSGNFFYSLRKSLGIAEEWVYVIKRDRDGKISWHAFDPIYQLWQPLPPVPKEYSEALGFGCAVLSGCHLYLFGGKDPLKGSMRRVVFYSARTNKWHRAPDMLRRRHFFGSCVINNCLYVAGGENEGVHRTMRSAEVYDPNRNRWSFISEMSTAMVPFIGVVYEGKWYLKGLGSHRQVLSEVYQPETDSWFPVYDGMVAGWRNPSVSFNGHLYALDCKDGCKLRVYDEVTDSWSKHIDSKMHLGNSQALEAAALVPLNGKLCVIRNNMSISVVDVSKSDGGRGATAEHLWETIAGKSQLRTMVTNLWSNIAGRNRLKSHIVHCQVLQA